Part of the Acidobacteriota bacterium genome is shown below.
AGGTATTGCGACAACCCGTGAGAGACACAACAGTGCTTCCGTGGTGCACAGATGAATCACCGGTTCGCAGCCGATTCAGCGCACGACAACTTGGGACGGGACACTCAGTGTTCGTGCTCCTTGCCGCTACCGGATATCGCGGCGCCGCCGTGGGGGCCGGATTGGTGCGGGGTGTCGGCTCGTCGGCCGTGCTCCCCCGTCTGTCCCGTCGTCTCTCCCGGCGCGCCTTGTGAATTACCTCGGCCGGTGAGATACTCTGCCTGCCCCCACAATTTCCTGTCCTACGCGCGGGCCGAACGCGGTCTTGCGCCACGACGCAGAGAGTTTGAGTCCATCGCCTCGGCTCGGCTGGCTGCATCCGCTCTGCCCCGAGTGTCCCGTGGGGACGGCTCACCAGCGACTGTGAGTGCTGGTCACGGCCTTTGAGCCGTGACGTGACTGTTCTTGGCGCCTGCGCCGAATCAGGGCAGACATCAACTCTGTTCTTGGCCTCTTTCGTAGGCATAAGCACCGATGAATCCATCGCGTGAATCCTCCGACAAGCCGGCATCCTCTTCGGGGAACCCCGAATCGCCTTCCACGGAGCCCGCGGGGACCGAGGCGGCATGGCATAGGCTGAACCGGGCGGTTGAGACCATCAGCGCGTGTAATCGGGCCCTCGTGCGTGCGACCACCGAGGGCGCGTTGCTGGAAGCTATCTGTCGCATCGTGGTTGACGACGGCGGCTATCGTTTTGCGTGGGTGGGTCTGGTCGAAGACGACGAGGCGAAGACCGTGAGACCGGTCACGCAATGCGGTTTTGAAGCGGGCTATCTGGAGTCGGTGAATATCACCTGGGCCGACACCGAGCGCGGGCGCGGCCCGACCGGGACGGCCATCCGCACAGGGCAGCACGTCATTGCCCGCAACATTCCGACCGATCCGTCGTTCGGCCCGTGGCGGGTGGCGGCCCTCCAACACGGCTATGGCTCGTCGATCGCCCTGCCGTTGAAGACCGGCGACCGCGTCATCGGCGCGCTGAGCATCTACGCCGCCGAATCCGATGCGTTCAACGCCAAAGAAGTCAGCCTGCTCACGGCGTTGGCCGACGACGTGGCCTACGGCATCACGGCGCTCCGCACGCGAGCCGAGTGGGAGCGAACCGAGGAGGCGCTGCGCCACCGCGGAGCCCAACTCGCTGCTGCCGAGGTCGTGGCCCGGATGGGAAGCTGGGAATACGACGTGGCGACCGACACCGCGGCGTGGTCCGACAACATGTTCGCGATCTTCGACGTGGACCCGACCAGACCAGACGAACTGGTGTTCAAGACGTTTGTCGAGAACCTGGTCCATCCCGACGACCGGACCCGCATCGTGGAGAGCCTGAGAGCCGCAATGGCCGGCGGCCCGCCTTACGACTTGGAGTACCGCATCCGCCGGCGCGACGGCACCGAACGCGTCATCGACGCCCGCGCTGAGATCGAATGGGCCGCGGCTGGCGAGCCGCGACGCCTGATCGGTATTGTGCAGGACATCACCGAACGCAAGATGGCTGAGGAGGCGGTGAAGAGATCCGAGGCCCTGTACCACGACCTGGTGGAGACCTCGCAGGACCTGATCTGGCAGTGCGATGCTGATGGGCGCTACACCTACCTTAACTCGGCTTGGGAGCAGACATTCGGCTACAAGATCGAGGAGATGTTGGGAAAGAGGTTCACGGACTTTCAGACCCCAGAGTATGCAGAACAAGACCTGAAAGAGTTTGCGCGACTTCTGAAAGGCAATACCGTCCAGGGACTGGAAACGGTCCACATCGGCAAGGACGGTCGAAAGATCGACCTGATCTTTAATGCAAAATTCTTGGTTGACGAACTGGGGAACGCGGCGGGCACCCGCGGCACGGCTTACGACATCACGGCGCGCAAGGTTGCGGAGGAGGCCCTGCGCAGAAGTGAAGAGGTGCTCCGACTGTTCGTCGAGCACAGTCCGGCGGCAATCGCCATGTTCGATCGCGAGATGAAGTACATCGCGGCAAGTCGCCGCTATCTCATCGACTATGACCTGCGTGAACAGAACCTTGCTGGTCGTTCTCACTATGACGTGTTTCCGGAGGTTCCAGATCGTTGGAAGGACATTCACCGGCGCTGTCTGGCTGGTGCGATTGAAAAGGCCGACGAAGATCCGTTTCCGCGTGCCGATGGAAGGCTTGACTGGGTGCGCTGGGAAATTCGTCCCTGGAACGAGTCTGACGGCGGGATTGGGGGCGTCATCCTGTTCTCGGAAGTAATCACCGAGCGCAAGCAGGCGGAAGAAGAGGTCCGCCGGCTCAACGTCGAACTGGAACAACGCGTGCTCGATCGCACGGCGCAACTGGCGGCCAAGAACGAGGAGCTCAAGGGTTTCGCTTACACCGTCTCTCACGACCTGAAGGCGCCATTGCGCGGCATTGCCGGCTACGCGCAGGAGCTCGAACGCCGCCACAAAGAGGGTCTTGGCGAGCGCGCGCAGTTCTGCATCACGCAAGTGATCACGGCGTCGCGAACTCTCGACACGCTCATCGAGGACCTGCTCACGTATTCGCGCCTCGAGAGCGAGACGCCGACCGCCTCACAGGTGAACCTCGCCGATCTCGTGCAGAGCATCCTGCGCGACCGCAGCCTCGCGCTCATCGAGCTCGGCGTCGCCGTCAGCGTCAACATCCCGCCGCTCACGCTCCATGCCTGGGAACGCGGCCTCCACCAGGTGCTGACCAATCTGATCGACAACGCCGTCAAGTACAGCCGCCAGTCGAAGCCACCGCGCCTGACCGTCACCGCCGAAGCCCTGCCAGGGGCCGTCCGCGTGATCGTTGCCGACAACGGCATCGGCTTCGACATGAAGTACCATGACCGCATCTTTGGTCTGTTCAACCGGCTCGTGCGCGCGGAACAGTTCGAGGGCACCGGCGCCGGCCTGGCCATCGTCAAGAAGCTCGTCGAGAAGCTCGGCGGCACCGTCCGCGCCGAATCGGCCCCAGGGCAGGGGGCGACCTTCTTCGTCGAACTGCCACATCAGCCCACGACGGACATCACGCCATGAACGCCATCCCCGTCCTCAACCACGCGTCACGCTTGCGCTCCATCCTCGTCGTCGAGGACAACGACATGGACCTCGATTTCTGCCTGCAGGCCTTCATCGAGCACGCCGTTGCCAATCCCATCCTCGTGTGCCGCGATGGCGAGGAAGCGCTGGGGTTCATCGACGAGCACCCGACCCCCGAGGATCCGCAGTTGCCTCTGTTGGTGCTGCTCGACCTGCGCCTGCCGAAGGTGGACGGCATCGATGTGCTGCGCTACGCGAGGCAGCATCCCGTGTGGAAGCAGGTGCCGTTTGTGGTGCTCACGACCTCGCGCGAAAACGCCGACATCGGCGCAGCCTACGAATTGGGCGTGAACTCGTACATCGTGAAGCCGGTGGACTTCGCCGCGTTCGCCGAGGTGGTGAAGCACATCAATGTGTACTGGATTCTCACGAACGAACCACCTTTCCCCGGCCCGAACCACGAGAGGTAGCCGATGGCGACTCCACAATCTCCAGAATCTCCAGTCGGCAACCCGCAATCCAGGATCCGGATCCTGTACGCCGAGGACAATCAGAAGGACGCGGACCTGACCCGTGCCGCCTTGGCCGCGCACGCGCCGGAATTCGACGTCGAGATCGTCGGCACTGGGCAGGCGTGTCTGGACCGGATGCGCGAGACCGGGGTCGACCTGTTGCTGCTTGACTATCGTTTACCCGACATCGACGGGCTGGACGTGCTGAAGACGCTCGTCCACGCCGGTGTCCATGTGCCGGTGGTGATGGTGACAGGCGTGGGCGATGAGGAATTGGTGGTCAAGGCGCTGCGGATGGGCGCGGCCAGCTACGTGCCCAAGTTCGGCGACTACCTCGCCACCCTTGCGGACCTGCTGCGCGACGTGGTCGAGGAGTATCGCCGGAGGCAAGGCCAGGGGCTGGACGGGACCGCGTCGAACAGGCGGATTCTCTATGTTGAGCATCACTCCATGGACGTCGAGTTGACGCTGCGGCACCTCGCTGAGTCCGCGCCGCATCTGGTGATGGACGTCGTTCACACGTGTGGCGAAGCGCTGGCGCGTTTGGAACAGCCCCACGCGTACGACCTGGTGCTCGTTGACCTGCGGATGCCGGATCAGAGCGGGTTGGACTTCGTCCGGGAGGCCAGACTCCGACGTCTCGTATTGCCGCCGTTCATCATCATCTCAGGCAAGGGCGACGAGGCAGCAGCCGTCGCCACATTGAAGCTGGGAGCCGCCGACTACGTTGTCAAGCGCGAAGGCTATCTCGACCAACTCCCCTATACGATTGAGCAGGCCATAGCGCATCACCATCTGAGACGCCTCAACCAGCAATTGCAGGTCGAACTGGCCGAGCGCGGGGAGGCGGAGCGGGCCTTGCGGGCGAGCGAGGTGCGCTATCGGGATCTCTTCTTCGGGAACCCGAACCCGATGTGGGTCTATGACCTGGAGAGCCTGCGCTTCCTGGCGGTCAACGACGCCGCGGTGGCTCGCTACGGCTACAGCCAGCACGAGCTCCTGTCCATGACCATCCAGGACACACGACCGCGGGAGGACCTGCCCAGGCTCCAGGAGAACATCGCCCACGCGCCGCAGCACGGACTTGAACAGGCCGGGCTCTGGCGGCACCGCAGGCGGGACGGCAGCCTCATCGATGTCGAGATCGCGTCCCACACG
Proteins encoded:
- a CDS encoding PAS domain S-box protein, giving the protein MRATTEGALLEAICRIVVDDGGYRFAWVGLVEDDEAKTVRPVTQCGFEAGYLESVNITWADTERGRGPTGTAIRTGQHVIARNIPTDPSFGPWRVAALQHGYGSSIALPLKTGDRVIGALSIYAAESDAFNAKEVSLLTALADDVAYGITALRTRAEWERTEEALRHRGAQLAAAEVVARMGSWEYDVATDTAAWSDNMFAIFDVDPTRPDELVFKTFVENLVHPDDRTRIVESLRAAMAGGPPYDLEYRIRRRDGTERVIDARAEIEWAAAGEPRRLIGIVQDITERKMAEEAVKRSEALYHDLVETSQDLIWQCDADGRYTYLNSAWEQTFGYKIEEMLGKRFTDFQTPEYAEQDLKEFARLLKGNTVQGLETVHIGKDGRKIDLIFNAKFLVDELGNAAGTRGTAYDITARKVAEEALRRSEEVLRLFVEHSPAAIAMFDREMKYIAASRRYLIDYDLREQNLAGRSHYDVFPEVPDRWKDIHRRCLAGAIEKADEDPFPRADGRLDWVRWEIRPWNESDGGIGGVILFSEVITERKQAEEEVRRLNVELEQRVLDRTAQLAAKNEELKGFAYTVSHDLKAPLRGIAGYAQELERRHKEGLGERAQFCITQVITASRTLDTLIEDLLTYSRLESETPTASQVNLADLVQSILRDRSLALIELGVAVSVNIPPLTLHAWERGLHQVLTNLIDNAVKYSRQSKPPRLTVTAEALPGAVRVIVADNGIGFDMKYHDRIFGLFNRLVRAEQFEGTGAGLAIVKKLVEKLGGTVRAESAPGQGATFFVELPHQPTTDITP
- a CDS encoding response regulator, which gives rise to MNAIPVLNHASRLRSILVVEDNDMDLDFCLQAFIEHAVANPILVCRDGEEALGFIDEHPTPEDPQLPLLVLLDLRLPKVDGIDVLRYARQHPVWKQVPFVVLTTSRENADIGAAYELGVNSYIVKPVDFAAFAEVVKHINVYWILTNEPPFPGPNHER